One Thomasclavelia spiroformis DSM 1552 DNA window includes the following coding sequences:
- a CDS encoding heavy-metal-associated domain-containing protein, whose amino-acid sequence MVDTIIVVIIIVLLWFALKKSIKHFKGEETCCNSKCDTISKKELVNPIIGKKVIKIEGMHCDHCKQKVTSALNDLEGVSADVDLKNNCAIISYDHEIDKEIIKNTLKNAGYSVVSIKML is encoded by the coding sequence ATGGTTGATACAATTATTGTTGTTATTATAATTGTTTTATTATGGTTTGCACTAAAAAAGTCAATAAAACACTTTAAGGGAGAAGAGACTTGTTGTAATAGTAAGTGTGATACAATTAGTAAAAAAGAATTAGTGAATCCTATTATTGGTAAAAAAGTTATTAAAATAGAAGGAATGCACTGTGATCACTGTAAACAAAAAGTTACATCTGCTTTAAATGACTTAGAAGGAGTAAGTGCTGATGTTGATTTAAAAAATAATTGTGCAATTATTAGTTATGATCACGAAATAGATAAAGAAATAATTAAAAATACTTTAAAAAATGCAGGGTATTCAGTTGTATCGATTAAAATGTTGTAA
- a CDS encoding FeoB-associated Cys-rich membrane protein, translating to MVVDIIILTLILGYCFYLIYKQIKIIKNIDKNSCSGLCSGCTGCSSFNNIKDEYYKDKLLKKE from the coding sequence ATGGTTGTAGATATTATCATATTAACCCTTATATTAGGGTATTGTTTTTATTTGATTTATAAACAAATAAAAATAATAAAAAATATTGATAAAAATAGTTGTTCAGGCTTATGTAGTGGATGCACTGGATGTAGTAGCTTTAACAATATTAAAGATGAATACTATAAAGATAAATTATTAAAAAAGGAGTAG
- the feoB gene encoding ferrous iron transport protein B, which produces MEIKIALAGNPNCGKTTMFNALTGANQYVGNWPGVTVEKKEGKLKGKKNKNVTITDLPGIYSLSPYTLEEVVSRDYLLNDNPDVIINLVDATNIERNLYLTTQLIETGIPVVIALNMADLVKKQDIKINVERLSMLLNCPIIETSALKQTGLEELIDKALDVALKREVDLPKEIFSKKLEKAIDEVMKVLPNSISEDKKRWYAIKLLENDSKVSENLVIINDIKEVIERNRSKIEKENDDDMESIITDERYKFIQKIIATTVKKGQKNLTLSDKIDKIVTNRILGIPIFIAVMFVVYYVSVTTIGTFVTDWTNDVFVVAIQDFVSGILGNIGAGNVVSSLVVDGIIGGLGAVLGFVPQMAILFLFLSILEDCGYMVRIAFVMDRIFRHFGLSGKSFIPLLISSGCGIPGIMASKTIEQDNDRRLTIMTATFIPCGAKLPVIALMGGVMASYATGSYEAGGLIAPMMYFLGIVAVLVAAIILKKTKPFSGKPAPFVMELPQYHLPSSKTVLLHVWEKLKGFIIKAGTILFLACVVMWFLGVFGFENGSFKMVEDSSNSLLAVIGGLIDPIFAPLGFGQWQPVAASLSGFTAKEAIVSTMGTLANVAGDVENSVNVAQGIQAWFPTSLAALSFLVFNLLDSPCLAAIATMAQQLQSRKWFWFAILFQNVFAYIVSLCIYQIGTFFMSGTFTVLTAVGFIFLLIILFLLFRPDPYKNKQVYARRSVQEY; this is translated from the coding sequence ATGGAAATTAAAATTGCACTTGCTGGAAATCCTAACTGTGGAAAAACGACAATGTTTAATGCCTTAACAGGTGCTAATCAATATGTGGGTAACTGGCCAGGAGTCACTGTTGAAAAAAAAGAAGGTAAATTAAAAGGTAAAAAGAACAAAAATGTTACAATTACGGATTTACCGGGAATTTATTCACTTTCACCATATACTTTGGAGGAAGTTGTTAGTCGTGATTATTTATTGAATGATAATCCAGATGTAATAATTAATTTAGTAGATGCTACGAATATTGAAAGAAATTTATATTTAACGACACAATTAATTGAGACAGGAATTCCAGTAGTAATTGCTTTAAATATGGCTGATTTAGTAAAAAAACAAGATATTAAAATTAATGTTGAGCGTCTTTCAATGCTATTGAATTGTCCAATTATTGAAACTTCGGCTTTAAAACAAACTGGATTAGAAGAATTGATTGATAAAGCACTTGATGTTGCTTTAAAAAGAGAAGTTGATTTACCTAAAGAAATCTTTTCTAAAAAGTTAGAAAAAGCAATTGATGAAGTAATGAAAGTTTTACCAAATTCAATTAGCGAAGATAAAAAAAGATGGTATGCCATTAAATTACTTGAAAATGATTCTAAAGTTAGTGAAAACTTAGTTATTATAAACGATATTAAAGAAGTAATTGAAAGAAATCGCAGCAAAATCGAAAAAGAAAATGACGATGATATGGAAAGTATCATTACAGATGAACGTTATAAATTTATTCAAAAGATTATTGCTACTACAGTAAAGAAAGGTCAAAAAAATTTAACTTTATCAGATAAGATTGATAAAATTGTAACTAATCGTATTTTAGGTATTCCAATTTTTATTGCTGTAATGTTTGTTGTTTATTATGTTTCAGTGACAACAATTGGAACATTTGTTACAGATTGGACAAATGATGTATTTGTAGTTGCAATTCAAGATTTTGTAAGTGGAATTTTAGGTAATATTGGAGCTGGAAATGTTGTCTCTAGTCTTGTTGTTGATGGAATTATTGGTGGTTTAGGAGCAGTTTTAGGCTTTGTTCCGCAAATGGCTATTTTATTCTTATTTCTATCAATATTAGAGGATTGTGGATACATGGTACGTATTGCTTTTGTTATGGATCGTATCTTTAGACACTTTGGATTATCTGGAAAAAGCTTTATTCCTTTGTTAATTTCTTCAGGTTGTGGAATTCCTGGGATTATGGCTTCAAAAACAATTGAACAAGATAATGATCGTCGTTTGACTATTATGACTGCCACTTTTATTCCTTGTGGTGCTAAGTTACCGGTAATTGCATTAATGGGCGGTGTTATGGCTAGTTATGCAACTGGTAGTTATGAAGCTGGTGGGTTGATTGCTCCAATGATGTATTTTTTAGGAATTGTTGCTGTGTTAGTTGCTGCAATTATTTTAAAGAAAACAAAACCATTTTCTGGTAAACCAGCACCTTTTGTTATGGAGTTACCACAATATCATCTTCCTTCATCAAAAACAGTTTTATTACATGTTTGGGAAAAATTAAAAGGATTTATTATTAAAGCTGGAACAATTTTATTTTTAGCATGTGTTGTAATGTGGTTTTTAGGTGTATTTGGATTTGAAAATGGATCATTTAAAATGGTTGAAGATAGCTCAAATAGTCTACTTGCAGTTATTGGTGGATTGATTGATCCAATCTTTGCTCCACTTGGATTTGGTCAATGGCAACCAGTTGCGGCTTCGCTTTCTGGTTTTACAGCAAAAGAAGCAATTGTTTCAACTATGGGGACATTAGCAAATGTAGCTGGTGATGTTGAAAACAGCGTCAATGTCGCTCAAGGTATTCAAGCGTGGTTTCCAACAAGTTTAGCAGCTTTATCATTCTTGGTATTTAACTTATTAGATTCACCATGTTTAGCGGCAATTGCGACAATGGCACAGCAATTACAATCAAGAAAATGGTTCTGGTTTGCAATTTTATTCCAAAATGTTTTTGCTTATATTGTTAGTTTGTGTATTTATCAAATTGGTACATTTTTTATGAGTGGAACATTTACAGTATTAACAGCAGTTGGATTTATTTTCTTACTAATAATATTATTCTTATTATTTAGACCTGATCCTTATAAAAATAAACAAGTTTATGCACGTCGTAGTGTACAAGAATATTAA
- a CDS encoding FeoA family protein, translated as MNLSEAKVGTTVTVAKIEGDGAYKRRIMDMGITKGTELYIRKVAPLGDPVEITVRGYELTVRKNDAKCILIK; from the coding sequence ATGAATTTAAGTGAAGCAAAAGTGGGTACGACAGTAACTGTAGCTAAAATCGAAGGTGACGGAGCTTATAAACGCCGTATTATGGATATGGGTATTACTAAAGGAACTGAATTGTATATTAGGAAAGTTGCTCCATTAGGAGATCCAGTAGAAATTACTGTTAGGGGTTATGAATTAACGGTAAGAAAAAATGATGCTAAGTGTATATTGATTAAATAA
- a CDS encoding FeoA family protein, whose amino-acid sequence MMPLTMLNVGEVGTIRKIGGNDETKRFLNNLGFVIGTKITVLSAISGNVIVNVKDSRIAINQDMARHIMI is encoded by the coding sequence ATGATGCCGTTAACAATGCTAAATGTTGGAGAAGTAGGAACTATTAGAAAAATTGGTGGCAACGATGAAACTAAAAGATTTCTAAATAATCTTGGTTTTGTAATTGGAACAAAAATTACTGTTTTATCAGCAATTTCTGGTAACGTAATTGTAAATGTAAAAGATTCAAGAATTGCAATAAATCAAGATATGGCAAGACATATTATGATTTAA
- a CDS encoding ABC transporter ATP-binding protein: METILSFEDVSYSYLDGSSTVTILDKANYDFEKGKIYAIVGASGSGKTTTIVLAGGLDKPKEGKVNFKGTDINQIGLNKYRRNDISIVFQAYNLIYYMNAYENVANAIEIPNIKVPNKKEYCLNILQKLGLTKDQCFRDIRKLSGGQQQRIAIARAIAKDVDLILADEPTGNLDEKNSREILKIFIDLAHNDNKCVIIVTHSPSLAAKCDVQLKISDGQIIEV, encoded by the coding sequence ATGGAAACGATTTTAAGTTTTGAGGATGTTTCATATAGCTATTTGGATGGCTCTAGTACAGTTACTATTTTAGATAAGGCAAACTATGATTTTGAAAAAGGAAAAATTTATGCAATCGTTGGAGCTAGTGGTAGTGGGAAAACTACAACAATTGTTTTAGCTGGGGGATTAGATAAACCTAAAGAAGGTAAAGTTAATTTTAAAGGAACAGATATTAATCAAATTGGTTTAAATAAATACCGAAGAAATGATATTTCAATTGTTTTTCAAGCATATAATTTAATCTATTACATGAATGCCTATGAAAATGTTGCAAATGCTATTGAAATACCTAATATCAAAGTACCCAATAAAAAAGAATACTGTTTAAATATTCTACAAAAATTGGGACTTACAAAAGATCAATGTTTTCGAGATATTAGAAAATTATCTGGTGGACAGCAACAAAGAATTGCAATAGCTAGGGCGATAGCAAAAGATGTAGATTTAATCCTTGCTGATGAGCCAACTGGTAATTTAGATGAAAAAAATTCGCGAGAAATTTTAAAGATATTTATTGATTTAGCTCATAATGATAATAAATGTGTAATTATTGTTACTCACTCACCATCATTAGCAGCTAAGTGTGATGTGCAACTTAAAATTAGTGATGGACAAATTATTGAAGTATAA
- a CDS encoding ABC transporter permease, which translates to MIKNAFLSIRKNLGKTILLFVIMVVITNLIIAGLSIQSASKKSMEQIRTSLGNDVTLSVDMKNMMGQREKGQAIEEVQANITTTMADQLKDLKYVENYNYTISTFVDSDTLNPIELSASDNQINIQFPNQMGGFNGNSGSFSISANTTMEYLEAFSNEESNLIEGKLLSTSDKGSDSCVIETTLASDNDLGVGDTITLTATVNDETLSKTLTIAGIYEVSDSTQMMGPGHDNPFNTIYTDLSVGQYFTASDSNITSATYYLDDPENIEKFQELAKEETDIDFETYTLEANDRLYQQNVNNLENTQSFATMFLVVVIVAGSAILCLILILTIRNRYYEIGVFLSLGQNKIKIILQQLLEILIIATVAFALSLTTGKVVSNVVGNILESGVSDNGVRMEMPSDMPIQEEQTNIPQIPAFDDVFTAPENKELDVSLTTQTVLQLAGITVAICLVSITIPSVYVLRLTPREILTKREG; encoded by the coding sequence ATGATAAAAAATGCGTTTCTTAGTATTAGAAAAAATTTAGGTAAGACAATTTTATTGTTTGTTATTATGGTTGTGATTACAAATTTAATAATTGCTGGATTGTCAATTCAAAGTGCATCTAAAAAGTCGATGGAACAAATTAGAACTTCATTGGGTAATGATGTAACTTTGAGCGTAGATATGAAAAATATGATGGGGCAACGTGAAAAAGGTCAAGCTATTGAAGAAGTACAAGCAAATATAACAACTACGATGGCTGACCAATTAAAAGATTTGAAATATGTAGAAAATTATAATTATACAATTTCAACTTTTGTTGATAGTGATACACTTAATCCGATTGAATTAAGTGCTAGTGACAATCAAATAAATATTCAATTTCCAAACCAAATGGGAGGCTTTAATGGAAATAGTGGAAGTTTTTCCATTAGTGCCAATACAACAATGGAATATTTAGAAGCTTTTAGTAATGAAGAAAGTAACTTAATAGAAGGAAAATTGTTATCGACAAGCGATAAAGGAAGTGATAGTTGTGTTATTGAGACAACATTGGCTAGTGATAATGATCTAGGTGTAGGTGATACAATTACATTAACTGCGACTGTTAATGATGAAACATTAAGTAAAACTTTAACAATTGCAGGAATTTATGAAGTAAGTGATTCGACTCAAATGATGGGGCCAGGTCATGATAATCCATTTAATACAATTTATACTGATTTATCAGTAGGACAATATTTTACAGCAAGCGATAGCAATATAACATCAGCAACTTATTATTTAGATGATCCTGAAAATATTGAAAAATTCCAGGAATTAGCTAAAGAAGAAACAGATATTGATTTTGAAACATATACATTAGAAGCAAATGATCGTTTATATCAACAAAATGTAAATAATTTAGAAAATACTCAATCGTTTGCAACTATGTTTTTAGTTGTAGTTATTGTTGCAGGTAGCGCAATTTTGTGTTTAATTTTAATTTTAACAATTAGAAATAGATATTATGAAATTGGAGTATTTCTATCACTTGGTCAAAATAAAATAAAAATTATTTTACAACAACTATTAGAAATCTTAATAATTGCTACAGTAGCTTTTGCTTTATCCTTAACAACAGGAAAAGTAGTATCAAATGTTGTGGGTAATATTTTAGAATCTGGCGTAAGTGATAATGGTGTGAGAATGGAAATGCCATCAGATATGCCAATTCAAGAAGAACAAACAAATATTCCGCAAATTCCTGCCTTTGATGATGTTTTTACTGCTCCAGAAAATAAGGAATTGGATGTTTCATTAACAACTCAAACAGTCTTACAACTTGCTGGTATTACAGTAGCTATTTGTTTAGTATCAATTACAATTCCATCAGTTTATGTATTAAGATTAACCCCACGAGAAATTTTGACTAAGAGGGAGGGATAA
- a CDS encoding dihydrofolate reductase family protein: MRKVILYIAMSLDGFIASKDGKVNWLHGQNDDEENIDTYSSFIKDVDTVIMGWNTYYQVKNELSPDNWVYDSLTSYIITHRKLDSTNNINFVQKNSSELVKDLKQKNGKSIWICGGAKIIQPLIQDNLIDEYYISVIPTILGDGIKLFEPVSNELKLKLKSTQSYNGITELIYTRR, encoded by the coding sequence ATGAGAAAAGTTATTTTATATATAGCAATGAGTCTTGATGGTTTTATTGCTAGCAAAGATGGTAAAGTTAATTGGTTACATGGTCAAAATGATGATGAAGAAAATATTGATACATATTCTTCTTTTATAAAAGATGTAGATACTGTTATTATGGGTTGGAATACGTATTATCAAGTAAAAAATGAATTATCACCAGATAATTGGGTATATGATTCTTTGACAAGTTATATAATCACACATAGAAAATTAGATTCTACTAATAATATTAATTTTGTACAAAAAAATTCTAGTGAGCTTGTCAAAGATTTAAAACAAAAAAATGGTAAATCTATTTGGATTTGTGGTGGTGCAAAAATTATCCAACCACTAATACAAGATAATTTAATTGATGAATATTATATTTCTGTTATCCCAACTATTTTAGGTGATGGAATTAAACTTTTTGAACCAGTATCTAACGAACTTAAATTGAAATTAAAAAGCACTCAATCTTATAATGGCATAACAGAATTAATCTATACACGACGTTAA
- a CDS encoding 6-phosphofructokinase, whose protein sequence is MADIKRIALLSGGGDCPGLNAVIRAVTKAAINEYGYEVIGYVYGYRGLYNNDYIELTVDKVENIYKEGGTILYSSNKDNLFDYLVDDGHGGKVKKDVSDVGVENLKKAGVDVLVVLGGDGTLTSARDFARKGVNVIGIPKTMDNDLPATDLTYGFISASSVGTEFIDRLNTTAKSHHRVICCELMGRDAGWIALYAGMAGNASCILIPEIPFTIDSIVRHVEKRDKEGYPYTVIAVAEGAKYADGTKVIGKIVEDSPDPIRLGGIASKVADDLEKVIKNHEVRSVNPGHIIRGGDIQAYDRILSIRFGVKAVELIHEGKFGNVVTLKGEEMSYTSLEEVIGDAKFGKQKHVDPNGELVRAAKSIGICFGDD, encoded by the coding sequence ATGGCAGACATAAAAAGAATTGCATTATTATCTGGGGGTGGAGATTGTCCTGGATTAAATGCAGTTATTAGAGCAGTTACTAAAGCTGCGATTAATGAATACGGATATGAAGTTATAGGCTATGTATATGGATATCGTGGTCTTTATAACAATGATTACATAGAATTGACAGTTGATAAGGTTGAAAATATTTATAAAGAAGGGGGAACTATTTTATATAGTTCTAATAAAGATAATTTATTTGATTATCTTGTTGATGATGGACACGGTGGAAAAGTTAAAAAAGATGTGTCTGATGTAGGGGTTGAAAATTTAAAGAAGGCTGGAGTTGATGTATTAGTTGTTTTAGGTGGTGATGGAACATTAACAAGTGCTCGTGATTTTGCGCGTAAAGGAGTTAATGTTATTGGTATTCCAAAAACAATGGATAACGATTTACCAGCAACTGATTTAACTTATGGTTTTATTAGTGCTTCTTCTGTAGGTACTGAATTTATTGATCGATTAAATACAACAGCAAAATCACATCATCGTGTAATTTGTTGTGAATTAATGGGACGTGATGCTGGATGGATTGCGTTATATGCTGGAATGGCTGGAAATGCTTCATGTATTTTAATTCCAGAAATTCCTTTTACAATTGATAGTATTGTAAGACATGTAGAAAAACGTGATAAAGAAGGTTATCCATATACTGTTATTGCAGTAGCTGAAGGAGCAAAATATGCTGATGGTACAAAAGTTATTGGTAAAATTGTTGAAGATTCACCAGATCCTATTCGTTTAGGTGGAATTGCTAGTAAAGTTGCAGATGACTTGGAAAAAGTAATTAAAAATCATGAGGTACGTTCGGTAAATCCTGGACACATTATTCGTGGTGGTGATATTCAAGCATATGACCGTATTTTATCAATTCGTTTTGGTGTTAAAGCAGTTGAATTGATTCATGAAGGTAAATTTGGAAATGTTGTGACTTTAAAGGGTGAAGAAATGTCTTATACCTCTTTAGAAGAAGTAATTGGTGATGCTAAATTTGGTAAACAAAAACACGTTGATCCAAATGGTGAATTAGTAAGAGCTGCAAAATCAATTGGAATTTGTTTTGGAGATGATTAA
- a CDS encoding TVP38/TMEM64 family protein: MNLSFNKNYLTILSFIILLFLGFIGYQSGIFSSPQNLEAFLKTAGIFAPIIFILIQIVQCVIPIIPGGVSCVIGVAFFGPLWGFVYNFIGISTGSIINFLLAKRYGKNIVLKLVSQNNYNKYISWIEKGKKFDKLFAIAMFVPCAPDDLLCFLAGLTPMSLKKFIFIILTCKPWSIAAYSLGLNMVISWVTSLF; this comes from the coding sequence ATGAATTTATCATTTAATAAAAATTATCTTACTATATTATCATTTATAATTTTATTATTTTTGGGTTTTATCGGCTATCAAAGTGGAATATTTTCTTCCCCACAAAATTTAGAAGCATTTTTAAAGACTGCAGGTATTTTTGCACCAATCATATTTATTTTAATTCAAATTGTTCAATGTGTGATTCCTATTATTCCAGGAGGAGTTAGTTGTGTAATTGGTGTTGCTTTTTTTGGACCGTTATGGGGATTTGTTTATAATTTTATTGGTATTTCTACTGGATCAATAATTAATTTTTTACTTGCTAAACGTTATGGAAAAAATATTGTTTTGAAATTAGTTTCTCAAAATAATTATAATAAATATATTTCATGGATTGAAAAAGGAAAAAAATTTGATAAATTATTTGCAATTGCAATGTTTGTTCCTTGTGCTCCTGATGATTTGCTTTGCTTTTTAGCAGGATTGACACCAATGTCATTAAAGAAATTTATTTTCATTATTTTAACATGTAAACCATGGTCAATTGCTGCTTATAGTCTTGGATTAAATATGGTGATATCTTGGGTTACATCATTATTTTAA
- a CDS encoding Crp/Fnr family transcriptional regulator produces MLKKNEINLLSKTLPFWDNLDQDEKELLISNALIEDIDQGQLIHQGNNDCIGILVVIKGCLRTYIVSDEGKEVTLYRLNANDVCILSAACVLDCIDFDVLVEAQTKCQIIQISPAVFLQLFSQNIHVELFSYKLATERFSDVMWAMQQILFISFDKRLATFLLDESNRNNSLDIKMTHEQIAQNLNSAREVVSRMLNYFAKEGYVSLSRGQIHIIDKRSLSSLI; encoded by the coding sequence ATGCTAAAAAAGAATGAAATAAATTTATTAAGTAAAACTTTGCCATTTTGGGATAATCTTGATCAAGATGAAAAAGAATTGTTAATTTCAAATGCATTGATTGAAGATATTGACCAAGGTCAATTGATTCATCAAGGTAATAATGATTGCATTGGTATTTTAGTAGTTATAAAGGGATGTTTAAGAACGTATATTGTTTCTGATGAAGGCAAGGAAGTTACTTTATATCGATTAAATGCTAATGATGTCTGTATTTTATCAGCTGCTTGTGTTTTAGATTGTATTGATTTTGACGTTTTAGTTGAGGCACAAACAAAGTGTCAAATTATTCAAATTAGTCCTGCTGTTTTTCTACAACTATTTTCTCAAAATATTCATGTAGAATTATTTTCTTATAAATTAGCAACTGAACGTTTTTCAGATGTCATGTGGGCGATGCAACAAATTTTATTTATTAGTTTTGATAAAAGATTAGCTACTTTTTTACTTGATGAAAGTAATCGTAATAATAGTCTTGATATTAAAATGACTCATGAACAAATTGCTCAAAATTTAAATTCAGCTCGAGAAGTTGTATCAAGAATGTTGAATTATTTTGCAAAAGAGGGCTATGTTAGTTTATCTCGAGGACAAATTCATATTATCGATAAGCGAAGTTTATCTTCATTAATATAA